A window of Blastomonas sp. SL216 contains these coding sequences:
- the gshB gene encoding glutathione synthase has product MKIAVQMDPMPGINIKGDSSFALMLAAQARGYTLYHYDVATLTYEAGQVTAHAHPVTVRNLPGDHFSFGDPVRLDLGEDVDVVLMRQDPPFDVGYITATHILERLKGRTLVVNDPASVRNAPEKVYVLDFERFMPPTLVTRSLDEVKRFQARHGAIVVKPLHGNGGKAVFLIGEDGANLSALVELFGQIWREPFMVQPFLPEVAQGDKRIVLVDGKVAGAINRKPGEGEFRSNLAVGGYAESATLTDREQEICDAMGPELKERGLLFVGIDVIGGQWLTEINVTSPTGIVAISAFNNSDVAGMIWDAIEARLENKA; this is encoded by the coding sequence ATGAAAATCGCGGTGCAGATGGACCCGATGCCCGGCATCAACATCAAGGGCGACAGCAGCTTCGCATTGATGCTCGCTGCCCAGGCACGCGGCTACACGCTCTATCACTATGACGTCGCGACACTCACTTACGAGGCGGGGCAGGTGACGGCGCATGCGCATCCGGTGACGGTGCGCAACCTGCCCGGCGACCATTTCAGCTTTGGCGATCCGGTGCGGCTGGACCTTGGCGAAGATGTCGATGTCGTCCTGATGCGCCAGGACCCGCCCTTTGATGTCGGCTATATCACCGCGACGCATATTCTCGAGCGCCTCAAGGGGCGGACGTTGGTGGTCAATGACCCCGCATCGGTGCGCAATGCGCCGGAAAAGGTCTATGTGCTCGATTTCGAACGCTTCATGCCACCGACCTTGGTGACCCGCTCGCTCGACGAGGTGAAGCGCTTCCAGGCACGGCACGGCGCGATCGTGGTCAAGCCGTTGCACGGCAATGGCGGCAAGGCGGTGTTCCTGATCGGCGAGGATGGGGCGAACCTCTCCGCCCTGGTCGAGCTGTTCGGCCAGATCTGGCGTGAACCGTTCATGGTCCAGCCGTTTCTTCCCGAAGTCGCGCAAGGCGACAAGCGCATCGTTCTGGTCGACGGCAAGGTCGCAGGGGCGATCAACCGCAAGCCGGGCGAGGGCGAGTTCCGCTCCAACCTGGCAGTCGGCGGCTATGCCGAATCCGCAACGTTGACCGACCGCGAGCAGGAAATCTGCGACGCCATGGGGCCCGAGCTCAAGGAACGCGGCCTGCTGTTCGTGGGTATCGATGTCATCGGCGGCCAATGGCTGACCGAGATCAACGTGACCTCACCCACCGGGATCGTCGCGATCAGCGCGTTCAACAACAGCGATGTCGCAGGGATGATCTGGGACGCGATCGAGGCGCGCCTGGAGAACAAGGCATGA
- a CDS encoding penicillin-binding protein activator, whose product MLVLGTMFLAACQTMVPKTAPPSTPSQQPDQPVTRPDDGAITGVLPSDETRHRIALLLPLSGKDAAVGQSIANATTLALMDTKASNIRITSYDTAKGAQVAAQRAIADGNRLILGPLFGDDVVAIAAAANAARVPIISYSNDVGIAGNNVFVMGYVPAQSVDRVVRHARAQGITRFAALVPAGTYGQRASSAMLASVKAAGGTVVSMQSYGAGNAAITAALKKMQGDSAYEAILIADSGAAAIRIVPLIRANGGTDARILGTELWNTERTLSASAAMRGAWFASVSDGLYRQYAAKYRAQFGTDPFRLSTLGYDSVLLTTRIARDWKPGTPFPMDRLRDPGGFIGLDGAFRFGGNGVAQRLLEVQQVGAGVLTIASPAPKSFAD is encoded by the coding sequence ATGCTGGTGCTGGGCACCATGTTCCTGGCTGCGTGCCAGACGATGGTTCCCAAGACCGCACCCCCCAGCACGCCCAGCCAGCAGCCGGACCAGCCCGTCACCCGCCCCGATGACGGTGCCATCACCGGCGTGCTGCCCAGCGACGAGACACGCCACCGCATCGCCCTGCTGCTGCCGCTCTCGGGCAAGGATGCCGCTGTCGGCCAGTCGATCGCCAATGCCACGACGCTGGCGCTGATGGACACCAAGGCCAGCAATATCCGCATCACCAGCTATGACACCGCCAAGGGTGCGCAGGTCGCTGCGCAGCGCGCCATTGCCGATGGCAACCGCCTGATCCTGGGCCCGCTGTTCGGCGATGATGTTGTCGCCATCGCCGCTGCTGCCAACGCCGCGCGCGTGCCGATCATCAGCTATTCCAACGATGTCGGCATCGCCGGCAACAATGTGTTCGTGATGGGCTATGTGCCCGCGCAGTCGGTCGACCGCGTGGTGCGCCATGCCCGTGCCCAGGGCATCACCCGCTTCGCCGCGCTCGTCCCCGCCGGCACCTATGGCCAGCGCGCCTCATCCGCCATGCTGGCCTCGGTCAAGGCCGCAGGCGGCACCGTCGTGTCGATGCAGAGCTATGGCGCGGGCAATGCAGCGATTACCGCTGCGCTCAAGAAGATGCAGGGCGACAGCGCCTATGAGGCCATCCTGATCGCCGATAGCGGCGCAGCCGCGATCCGCATCGTGCCGCTGATCCGCGCCAATGGCGGCACCGACGCCCGCATCCTGGGCACCGAATTGTGGAACACCGAACGCACCCTGTCCGCCTCGGCCGCGATGCGCGGCGCATGGTTCGCCAGCGTTTCAGACGGCTTGTACCGCCAGTATGCCGCCAAATACCGCGCGCAGTTCGGCACCGACCCGTTCCGCCTCTCGACCCTGGGCTATGACAGCGTGCTGCTAACCACCCGCATCGCCCGCGACTGGAAGCCCGGCACCCCCTTCCCGATGGACCGCCTGCGCGATCCCGGCGGCTTTATCGGCCTCGACGGAGCCTTCCGCTTCGGCGGCAATGGCGTGGCGCAGCGGCTGCTCGAAGTGCAACAGGTGGGCGCAGGCGTGCTGACAATCGCCTCTCCCGCGCCGAAGAGCTTTGCGGATTGA
- the fsa gene encoding fructose-6-phosphate aldolase, giving the protein MKFFVDTADTAEIADLAATGLLDGVTTNPSLIAKSGRDFLEVTKEICALVEGPVSAEVVALDHETMMKEAEILRKIADNVAIKVPLTLDGLKTCKKLTDDGTMVNVTLCFSANQALLAAKAGATFISPFVGRHDDNGFDGMALIEDIRLIYDNYAFDTEILVASIRHPIHVLESARIGADVATMPPSVIRGLFKHVLTDKGIEGFMADWAKTGQSIG; this is encoded by the coding sequence ATGAAGTTTTTTGTCGACACCGCAGACACCGCTGAAATCGCCGACCTTGCCGCGACCGGCCTGCTCGACGGGGTGACCACCAACCCGTCGCTGATCGCCAAGTCGGGCCGGGACTTCCTGGAAGTGACGAAGGAAATCTGTGCGCTGGTCGAAGGTCCGGTCTCGGCCGAGGTCGTCGCGCTCGACCATGAAACGATGATGAAAGAGGCGGAGATCCTGCGCAAGATCGCCGACAATGTCGCGATCAAGGTGCCGCTGACGCTCGATGGCCTCAAGACCTGCAAGAAGCTGACCGACGACGGCACGATGGTCAACGTGACGCTGTGCTTCTCCGCCAACCAGGCGCTGCTCGCCGCCAAGGCCGGCGCGACCTTCATCTCGCCGTTCGTGGGCCGTCATGACGACAACGGCTTTGACGGCATGGCGCTGATCGAGGACATCCGCCTGATCTACGACAACTATGCCTTCGACACCGAAATCCTCGTCGCCTCGATCCGCCACCCGATCCACGTGCTCGAATCCGCCCGCATCGGCGCTGACGTCGCCACCATGCCGCCCAGCGTGATCCGCGGCCTGTTCAAGCATGTGCTGACCGACAAGGGGATTGAGGGCTTCATGGCCGATTGGGCCAAGACGGGGCAGTCGATCGGCTGA
- a CDS encoding YraN family protein, whose protein sequence is MPEARRRRAEAAGRRAETLAAWWLRLKGWRILASRVRTPFGEVDLVARRRRIVAFVEVKHRQSVRELDEAIDHHRLRRVAAAAEALMPRFVRDGQDARIDVILLAPGRLPRHLTHVWQGD, encoded by the coding sequence ATGCCTGAGGCACGGCGCAGGCGGGCTGAAGCTGCGGGTCGGCGCGCCGAGACATTGGCGGCCTGGTGGCTACGGCTCAAGGGGTGGCGCATCCTGGCCTCGCGCGTCCGCACGCCCTTTGGCGAGGTGGACCTGGTGGCCCGGCGCAGGCGCATCGTCGCCTTTGTCGAGGTCAAACACCGGCAGAGCGTGCGCGAACTCGATGAAGCCATCGATCACCATCGGCTGCGGCGGGTGGCCGCTGCGGCGGAAGCGCTGATGCCCCGGTTCGTGCGCGACGGGCAGGATGCACGCATCGACGTGATCCTGCTTGCGCCGGGCCGCTTGCCGCGCCATCTGACGCACGTCTGGCAGGGCGACTGA
- the rsmI gene encoding 16S rRNA (cytidine(1402)-2'-O)-methyltransferase → MNIRVIHDPEPGLYIVATPIGNLGDLSARARKVLEQADLIACEDSRVTGGLLHHLGFKRPLMRYDDHARPADRERLISAALQGPVALVSDAGTPLISDPGYKLVREARAAGVAIHSVPGPSAVIVALTLAGLPTDRFYFHGFLPNKAGARDKEIAALAAIPATLVFYESAKRLAACLAALHAGLGNREAAVVREISKKFEETRTGTLAELAESYADAAPKGEIVIVVGPPLEDDGEADEDAVEAALKEALATMPPGKAAGEVARRFGLDRKALYARIMAERDA, encoded by the coding sequence ATGAACATCCGCGTGATTCATGATCCCGAACCCGGCCTGTATATCGTCGCGACACCAATCGGCAACCTTGGTGATCTGTCCGCGCGCGCCCGGAAGGTGCTGGAACAGGCTGACCTGATCGCCTGCGAGGACAGCCGGGTGACCGGCGGCCTGCTGCATCACCTGGGCTTCAAGCGGCCCCTGATGCGCTATGACGACCACGCCCGGCCTGCGGACCGCGAGCGGCTGATTTCCGCAGCATTACAAGGGCCTGTCGCTCTGGTCAGCGATGCGGGCACGCCGCTGATATCCGATCCGGGCTATAAGCTGGTGCGCGAGGCCCGCGCAGCAGGCGTGGCCATCCATTCGGTGCCTGGTCCCTCTGCGGTGATCGTCGCGCTGACGCTTGCCGGATTGCCGACCGACAGATTTTACTTTCACGGCTTCCTGCCCAACAAGGCGGGCGCGCGCGACAAGGAGATTGCCGCGCTCGCCGCGATCCCCGCCACGCTGGTATTCTATGAAAGCGCCAAGCGCCTCGCCGCCTGCCTTGCGGCGCTGCACGCCGGCCTTGGCAACCGTGAAGCTGCGGTGGTGCGCGAGATCAGCAAGAAATTCGAGGAAACCCGCACGGGCACGCTGGCCGAGCTGGCCGAAAGCTATGCCGATGCCGCGCCCAAGGGGGAGATCGTGATCGTCGTCGGGCCGCCGCTGGAGGACGATGGCGAGGCAGATGAAGATGCTGTCGAGGCGGCGCTGAAAGAAGCGCTCGCCACCATGCCGCCCGGCAAGGCTGCGGGCGAGGTCGCGCGACGCTTCGGGCTCGATCGCAAGGCGCTCTATGCCCGGATCATGGCGGAGCGCGATGCCTGA
- a CDS encoding DedA family protein, whose translation MSDFIIDLVARGGYWGVAFLMALENVFPPIPSEVIMGLAGIEAGKGNMNLWGVIVAGTIGSVAGNYFWYAIGRAFGLKRLDHFVARWGRWFTLDRHEIDRFTMLFHRYGGATMFFARMVPTVRTLISLPAGIFEMSRTKFLIWTFAGAGVWNVVFAGIGFQLGARFEEIDKYTGPASTAVIGIIVLVYIIRVIFWRPHPEPVQQD comes from the coding sequence ATGAGTGATTTCATCATCGATCTGGTGGCGCGCGGCGGATATTGGGGCGTCGCCTTTCTGATGGCGCTGGAAAATGTCTTTCCGCCGATCCCGTCCGAGGTGATCATGGGGCTCGCCGGGATCGAGGCGGGCAAGGGCAACATGAACCTGTGGGGGGTGATCGTTGCCGGAACCATCGGATCGGTTGCTGGCAACTATTTCTGGTACGCTATCGGCCGTGCCTTCGGGCTGAAGCGGCTGGACCATTTCGTTGCGCGCTGGGGCCGCTGGTTCACGCTCGACCGGCACGAGATCGACCGGTTCACCATGCTGTTCCACCGTTATGGCGGCGCGACGATGTTCTTCGCGCGCATGGTCCCGACGGTGCGGACGCTGATCTCATTGCCTGCCGGCATTTTCGAGATGAGCCGCACCAAGTTCCTGATCTGGACCTTTGCCGGTGCAGGCGTGTGGAACGTCGTGTTCGCAGGGATCGGTTTTCAGCTCGGCGCGCGGTTCGAGGAGATCGACAAATATACCGGACCCGCCTCGACCGCAGTGATCGGCATCATCGTGCTGGTCTACATCATCCGGGTGATCTTCTGGCGGCCGCATCCTGAGCCTGTTCAGCAGGACTGA